From a region of the Thiohalobacter sp. genome:
- a CDS encoding chloride channel protein, with the protein MFHHFRHSGKDLLSPQAWKARILFWSGAVLVGLLATGFALATEWANELFRHGIDDRLWVTFLLCPAGLVTVAWLTRRVAPEARGSGIPQAIAALDMTDHLSRSRLLSFRIAFSKIGLCLLGMLSGASIGREGPTVHIGAAVMFSLGRFAHFPHHYLDRGLILAGGAAGIAAAFNTPLAGILFAIEEMGRSFEERTSGTLLTAVFLAGITAVAIQGNYAYFGTAHAQLAPSQVLLPILVCGILGGLIGGLFAQLLVGSTSAIAAIAGRRPLLLAAGCGLALAVIGWLSGGLTFGTGYHEARGVLTAEAELPESYSLLKMAATWVSYLSGIPGGIFAPSLAAGAGVGSVFADWFPAYPAGAIIILGMVGYFTGVVQTPITAFVIVMEMTDNTDLLLPLMATAFLAYATSRMVCPTPIYQALANGFRPGSAKEPAAGG; encoded by the coding sequence ATGTTCCACCACTTCCGCCATTCCGGCAAAGACCTGCTTTCGCCCCAGGCCTGGAAGGCGCGCATCCTGTTCTGGAGCGGCGCGGTGCTGGTGGGCCTGTTGGCGACCGGCTTCGCACTGGCCACGGAGTGGGCCAACGAGCTGTTTCGTCACGGCATCGACGACCGGCTTTGGGTCACCTTTCTGCTCTGCCCGGCCGGACTGGTGACGGTGGCCTGGCTGACCCGGCGCGTCGCGCCGGAGGCCCGCGGATCCGGCATCCCCCAGGCCATCGCCGCGCTGGACATGACCGACCATCTCAGCCGCAGCCGGCTGCTCTCCTTCCGCATTGCCTTCAGCAAGATCGGGCTGTGCCTGCTGGGCATGCTGAGCGGCGCCTCCATCGGCCGCGAGGGGCCGACCGTGCACATCGGCGCTGCGGTGATGTTCTCGCTCGGGCGCTTCGCCCACTTCCCGCACCACTACCTGGATCGCGGCCTGATTCTCGCCGGCGGTGCAGCGGGCATTGCCGCGGCCTTCAACACGCCGCTGGCCGGCATCCTGTTCGCGATCGAGGAAATGGGGCGCTCGTTCGAGGAACGCACCAGCGGCACCCTGCTCACGGCGGTGTTCCTCGCCGGCATCACGGCGGTCGCGATCCAGGGCAACTATGCCTATTTCGGGACGGCGCACGCCCAGCTCGCGCCCAGCCAGGTACTGCTGCCGATCCTGGTCTGCGGCATCCTCGGCGGCCTGATCGGCGGCCTGTTCGCGCAACTGCTGGTCGGCAGCACCTCGGCGATTGCGGCCATCGCCGGGCGACGCCCGCTGTTGCTGGCCGCGGGCTGCGGACTGGCGCTGGCGGTCATCGGCTGGCTGTCGGGCGGACTCACCTTCGGCACCGGCTACCACGAGGCCCGGGGGGTGCTAACGGCAGAGGCGGAACTGCCGGAGAGCTATTCGCTGCTCAAGATGGCCGCCACCTGGGTGTCCTATCTGAGCGGCATCCCGGGCGGCATCTTCGCACCCTCGCTGGCCGCCGGTGCCGGCGTCGGCTCGGTCTTCGCCGACTGGTTCCCGGCCTATCCGGCGGGCGCCATCATCATCCTGGGCATGGTCGGCTACTTCACCGGCGTGGTGCAGACCCCGATCACGGCCTTCGTCATCGTCATGGAGATGACCGACAACACCGACCTGCTGCTGCCGCTGATGGCCACTGCCTTCCTTGCCTACGCGACCTCGCGGATGGTCTGTCCCACGCCCATCTACCAGGCGCTGGCAAACGGCTTCCGGCCCGGGTCCGCGAAGGAACCCGCGGCCGGCGGCTGA
- a CDS encoding DUF4126 family protein, producing the protein MDPIVQTIALTMGVAWASGINLYAAIFMLGYLGMTGDITLPPDLQVLSDPLVLFAAGFMYCVEFFADKTPGVDTGWDAIHSFIRIPAGAVLAAGAVGDVSQAAQIAAGLVGGTLAATSHATKAGSRVLINSSPEPFSNWAASIGEDIAVIAGLWTALHHPWLFIVLLALFILLVAWLLPRIWRGIRRLFAFVGRLLGRKREPEPPSAGPSHENRLPPGTNSTGDP; encoded by the coding sequence ATGGACCCCATCGTTCAGACCATCGCGCTCACCATGGGCGTCGCCTGGGCCAGCGGCATCAACCTCTATGCCGCCATCTTCATGCTCGGCTACCTGGGTATGACCGGAGACATCACCCTGCCGCCGGACCTGCAGGTACTCAGCGACCCGCTGGTACTGTTCGCCGCCGGCTTCATGTACTGCGTGGAATTCTTCGCCGACAAGACCCCCGGCGTGGACACCGGCTGGGACGCCATCCACAGTTTCATCCGCATTCCCGCAGGCGCGGTGCTGGCCGCGGGCGCGGTGGGTGACGTCAGCCAGGCCGCGCAGATTGCGGCGGGACTGGTCGGAGGCACCCTGGCCGCCACTAGCCACGCCACCAAGGCCGGCTCGCGGGTGCTCATCAACAGCTCGCCCGAACCCTTCAGCAACTGGGCGGCGTCCATCGGCGAGGACATCGCCGTCATCGCCGGGCTGTGGACGGCGCTGCACCATCCCTGGCTCTTCATCGTGCTGCTGGCCCTGTTTATCCTGCTGGTGGCCTGGCTGCTGCCGAGGATCTGGCGGGGCATCCGCCGCCTGTTTGCCTTTGTCGGCCGGCTGCTGGGACGAAAGAGGGAACCCGAGCCGCCGTCGGCGGGTCCCAGCCACGAGAACCGGCTGCCGCCGGGCACCAATTCCACGGGAGACCCATGA
- a CDS encoding peroxiredoxin family protein: MKLKDSLIALFAVVLLAVLGWIWLSPQGLERAPEISVTTLDGETIDLAELRGRPVLVTFWATSCPGCIKEMPHLIELYEALHPKGLELIGIAMAYDPPNHVLAMREARQIPYPIVLDTEGKHALAFGDVRLTPTSFLIAPDGRIVRHKIGEMDMDALRAQILGMLPGA, encoded by the coding sequence ATGAAACTCAAGGATTCACTGATCGCGCTGTTCGCCGTTGTCCTGCTCGCCGTCCTCGGCTGGATCTGGCTGTCGCCACAGGGGCTGGAGAGGGCACCCGAGATCAGCGTCACCACGCTGGATGGCGAAACCATCGACCTGGCCGAGTTGCGCGGCCGGCCCGTGCTGGTCACCTTCTGGGCCACCAGCTGTCCCGGCTGCATCAAGGAGATGCCGCATCTGATCGAGCTTTACGAGGCGTTGCATCCCAAGGGGCTGGAACTGATCGGTATCGCCATGGCCTATGATCCGCCGAATCACGTGCTCGCCATGCGCGAGGCAAGACAGATTCCCTACCCCATCGTGCTCGACACTGAAGGCAAGCATGCGTTGGCCTTCGGTGACGTGAGGCTCACCCCCACCTCTTTCCTGATCGCGCCGGACGGGCGCATCGTGCGGCACAAGATCGGCGAAATGGACATGGACGCGTTGCGCGCCCAGAT